Proteins from a genomic interval of Toxotes jaculatrix isolate fToxJac2 chromosome 5, fToxJac2.pri, whole genome shotgun sequence:
- the zpd gene encoding zona pellucida glycoprotein d produces the protein MILIGFKLSVVLVLLLGFTRYNVEGICSVEHCTDRTTCVLSKDRRSCKCAIGYYADQCDKNAHMKVMCGRDYISIRAVEDFFKYYNVPLESLHLPNKSCRAQREVIDGVPYYMSRISKDKYLTCGGKPLEKNFTHISYSLSLLSDPQVSGNIIRDPVIKMDYTCVYPYIRRVSLPFPVVPFSSETVMRVDELNATIQMMLYTDHTYTKPFRSAPTIELRDKVYVEVTVTEPADFFLLRINECWATQSPQSNTTEGSVHTLLLNGCVDDRTVSFLNMSEGQSGHNGESSTVRYSFDMFRFTAEPHDLYLHCTVQLCEPDDYKSCIPNCNSITKREAVRPDPIQGLLSYGPIRIEMPDRPQSSLLMTVVLPVAGVWTMGFFLIMLITVAKAGSRRLSQMEEH, from the exons ATGATCCTAATCGGCTTCAAG CTGAGCGTGGTCCTCGTGCTTCTCCTCGGCTTCACGCGCTATAATGTTGAGG GAATCTGCAGTGTGGAGCATTGCACTGACCGCACAACATGTGTTCTGTCTAAAGACCGAAGAAGCTGCAAATGTGCCATTGGATATTACGCTGACCAGTGTGACAAAA ATGCACACATGAAAGTTATGTGTGGCAGAGACTACATATCAATCAGAGCGGTGGAAGATTTCTTCAAGTATTATAATGTGCCGCTGGAGTCCTTACATTTGCCCAACAAATCCTGTCGTGCTCAGAGAGAGGTCATTGATGGTGTACCATACTACATGTCAAGGATATCCAAAGACAAATATCTGACCTGTGGAGGCAAGCCGCTGGAG AAAAACTTTACTCACATCTCATACTCTCTGAGTCTACTGTCAGACCCTCAGGTGAGTGGAAACATCATCAGAGATCCAGTCATTAAGATGGACTACACATGCGTCTACCCATACATCCGAAGAGTCAGCCTGCCTTTCCCTGTCGTCCCATTTTCCAG TGAGACGGTGATGCGTGTAGATGAACTTAATGCCACGATACAGATGATGCTGTACACAGACCACACTTACACTAAGCCTTTCAGGAGTGCTCCCACCATTGAACTCAGAGACAAG GTATACGTGGAGGTGACAGTGACAGAACCTGCAGATTTTTTCCTGCTTCGGATCAATGAGTGTTGGGCCACGCAGTCTCCCCAGTCGAACACAACAGAGGGATCAGTCCACACTCTGCTTTTAAACGG GTGTGTGGACGACCGAACTGTCTCCTTTCTTAACATGAGCGAGGGACAGTCTGGACACAACGGAGAAAGTTCCACCGTCCGCTACAGCTTCGACATGTTTCGCTTCACAGCAGAGCCACACGACCTCTATCTTCACTGCACTGTACAGCTGTGTGAGCCAGACGACTACAAGTCCTGCATACCT AACTGTAATTCAATTACTAAGAGAGAAGCAGTGAGACCAGACCCCATCCAGGGCCTCCTGTCATATGGACCCATTAGAATCGAAATGCCAGACAGACCTCAGTCCA GCTTACTGATGACAGTGGTGCTGCCTGTAGCAGGTGTGTGGACTATGGGCTTCTTCCTCATCATGCTCATCACCGTGGCAAAGGCAGGGAGCAGAAGGCTCTCACAAATGGAGGAGCACTGA
- the LOC121182429 gene encoding matrix metalloproteinase-15-like, which translates to MASQQPWTQITITFLSLSSLVLCSKVVDVPEEEGFNAEAWLRKFGYLSQASRQMSTMQSAQILSKAISDMQRFYGLEVTGEMDAATVVAMRRPRCGLPDRRQEDMGSTARKKRYTLTGQQWDKDHITYSLMNQLIPSSLGEDRTYNAVRKAFDVWRRVTPLTFEELPAENNVNINSSQTELADILLLFASGFHGDMSLFDGEGGSLAHAYYPGPGIGGDTHFDADEPWTLDNQNPEGIDLFLVAVHELGHALGLEHSDNPSAIMAPFYQWIHTHNFTLHEDDIRGIQYIYGPPLITDAPPTSPPIPGNEPNSDSPTSPSRPEDEPTSSPPTDPPPETPTATDGSPDTPARPSRTPSPSSTPVLPTSAPTVSQPEPEPVTPLIRKDAPPPPPPPPPHPPRPPKLPDNQAPDICDGDFDTVTMLRGEMFVFKGRWFWRVRRNRVLDNYPMPISVFWIGLPSDIDAAYERHDGKFVFFKDDRYWVFREADVLPGYPQPIHEYGRGVPTHKIDTAIWWEPNGYTYFFSGDRYWRYNEETRTTDRDFPKPISRWGRIPPSPKGAFLSDDGAYTYFYKGTNYWRFDNHKTEADKGYPRSILKDFMGCLGVPDPKPDTDTDTEQEPKDKPVIPSDRGKDEAKEPDRGRDKDTNSEEDQSSKPDSAEEEEDKDVNVVVKMADNESKVMTLIMVTVPLVLILCILILIYAILRTLQNKETPRALVHCKRSLQDWV; encoded by the exons ATGGCATCTCAACAACCCTGGACACAGATCACaatcacatttttgtctttatcttcCCTGGTCCTGTGCAGCAAAGTGGTAGATGTCCCAGAGGAAGAAGGCTTCAACGCTGAG GCGTGGCTTCGTAAGTTTGGCTACCTTTCCCAGGCGAGCAGACAGATGTCCACCATGCAGTCGGCTCAGATTCTGTCCAAAGCCATCAGCGACATGCAGCGCTTCTATGGGCTGGAGGTGACTGGAGAGATGGACGCTGCCACTGTGGT GGCCATGCGACGACCTCGTTGCGGCCTCCCCGACAGAAGACAAGAGGACATGGGCAGCACTGCGAGGAAGAAACGCTACACACTCACTGGGCAGCAGTGGGACAAAGACCACATCACTTACAG TTTAATGAACCAGCTCATCCCCTCCTCGCTGGGAGAGGATCGGACGTACAATGCTGTCCGCAAGGCCTTCGATGTGTGGAGACGGGTCACCCCGCTCACCTTCGAGGAGCTGCCTGCTGAAAACAACGTCAACATCAACAGCAGCCAAACAGAGCTCGCTGACATCCTGCTGTTGTTTGCCtctggtttccatggtgataTGTCCCTGTTTGATGGCGAGGGGGGGTCGCTGGCACATGCCTACTATCCCGGACCAGGAATCGGTGGGGATACGCACTTTGATGCTGATGAGCCTTGGACTCTGGACAACCAAAATCCAGAAG GTATAGACCTGTTCCTGGTTGCGGTCCATGAGCTTGGTCATGCGCTGGGTCTGGAGCACTCAGATAACCCCAGTGCCATAATGGCTCCTTTTTACCAgtggattcacacacacaacttcaccCTGCATGAGGATGATATCAGAGGAATCCAGTACATATATG GGCCTCCTCTCATCACTGATGCTCCACCCACTTCTCCTCCCATCCCTGGCAACGAACCCAACAGTGactcccccacctccccttcTCGTCCTGAAGATGAAcccacttcctctcctcccaccgACCCCCCACCCGAAACACCCACTGCGACCGACGGCAGCCCGGATACCCCAGCCCGCCCGAGCCGTACCCCCAGCCCTTCCTCCACTCCTGTCCTCCCCACCTCAGCCCCCACGGTCTCCCAGCCTGAGCCTGAACCCGTCACCCCTCTGATTAGAAAAGatgcccccccacctcctccacctcctccacctcatccTCCTCGGCCTCCCAAGCTGCCGGACAACCAGGCCCCCGACATCTGTGACGGGGACTTTGACACAGTGACCATGCTGAGAGGGGAGATGTTTGTTTTCAAG GGCCGTTGGTTCTGGCGTGTGCGGAGGAACCGGGTCTTGGACAACTACCCCATGCCCATATCTGTCTTCTGGATCGGCCTGCCCAGTGACATCGATGCCGCCTATGAACGCCACGATGGCAAATTTGTCTTCTTTAAAG ATGATAGATACTGGGTGTTCAGGGAGGCTGATGTGCTGCCGGGATACCCACAGCCCATACACGAGTATGGACGAGGAGTCCCCACACACAAGATTGACACTGCGATCTGGTGGGAGCCCAATGGTTACACATACTTCTTCTCAGGAGACAG GTACTGGCGATACAATGAGGAAACCCGGACGACAGACCGCGACTTCCCCAAGCCAATCAGCAGATGGGGCAGGATCCCTCCATCACCCAAAGGAGCCTTCCTCAGTGATGACGGCG ctTACACCTATTTCTACAAAGGCACTAATTACTGGAGGTTCGACAACCacaagacagaagcagacaaAGGCTACCCTCGCTCCATCCTGAAGGATTTCATGGGCTGCCTGGGAGTCCCTGACCCTAagcctgacactgacactgacactgagcagGAACCGAAAGACAAACCAGTGATCCCTTCAGACCGAGGCAAAGACGAGGCCAAAGAGCCGGACAGGGGCCGggacaaagacacaaactcGGAGGAAGACCAAAGCTCTAAGCCTGACAgcgcagaggaagaggaggacaaagatGTGAATGTGGTCGTGAAGATGGCTGACAACGAATCAAAGGTCATGACCCTGATCATGGTGACTGTTCCTTTGGTTCTCATCCTGTGCATCCTCATCCTAATCTACGCCATCCTCAGGACTCTGCAGAACAAAGAGACGCCGAGGGCTTTGGTGCACTGCAAGCGTTCGCTGCAGGACTGGGTGTGA